The following are encoded together in the Fusobacterium sp. IOR10 genome:
- a CDS encoding OadG family protein, whose translation MMEKISMMTGIQLSIMSMLIVFVLLYIISLILESFKVIFKEGKEQKKPDVIVKPQVKNEIKTETVIVSKKGITFEELESDQDMLMAAMVASMEASGENKESNYKIVSIKQL comes from the coding sequence ATGATGGAAAAAATTTCAATGATGACAGGAATTCAATTATCTATAATGTCAATGCTAATAGTTTTTGTTTTACTATATATAATTTCTTTAATCTTAGAAAGCTTTAAAGTAATATTTAAAGAGGGAAAAGAACAAAAGAAACCTGATGTTATAGTTAAGCCTCAAGTGAAAAATGAAATAAAAACTGAAACAGTGATAGTTTCTAAAAAAGGTATTACATTTGAAGAATTAGAAAGTGATCAAGATATGCTTATGGCAGCAATGGTTGCTTCAATGGAAGCTTCAGGGGAAAATAAAGAAAGCAATTATAAAATAGTTAGTATTAAACAATTATAA